The following proteins are co-located in the Robbsia betulipollinis genome:
- a CDS encoding MFS transporter has translation MSNLSSRIESWPFSTFHRRLLVIGGLGYTFDAMDAAVLAFILPVLRAVWHLTSVQTGVLGSGTYIGYFFGALLAGACGDLIGRRRVMMVALAIYSAASLASAMTHGWPTFLVSRIVAGFGTGAESAIIAPYLAEFVSRRYRGTFVGSLAGFFSFGFVAAALLGYLVVPATPQGWRIVLVLTALPVLMLLWWRRALPESPRWLESRGRHAEAAATVQRIEQQLLAAGAVLETPAPETGHATHAADAPAAMSLAANFKALWAGRQARVTAMTWTMWLAITFSYYSFFTWIPGLLIQHGMSITKSFGYSLVIYVAQIPGYFSAAWLNEKLGRQATIATYMVLGGVAALAMTMMRSNEAIMAAGICLSFFMNGTYAGVYAYTAEVFPTAIRTTGVGTASAVGRIGAIVSPILVGYIFPAFGFGGVFGITTAVLVAGALVVLVMGINTRGRSLENIAVQDLDA, from the coding sequence TTGTCCAACCTATCCTCCCGGATCGAAAGCTGGCCGTTTTCGACCTTTCATCGCCGGCTGTTGGTGATCGGCGGTCTCGGCTATACATTCGACGCCATGGATGCCGCGGTACTGGCCTTCATCCTGCCCGTGCTGCGTGCCGTCTGGCATCTCACCAGCGTGCAGACGGGCGTGCTGGGCAGCGGCACCTACATCGGCTATTTCTTCGGCGCGCTGCTCGCCGGCGCATGCGGCGATCTGATCGGCCGGCGCCGGGTCATGATGGTCGCGCTGGCGATCTATTCGGCCGCGTCGCTCGCCAGCGCCATGACGCACGGCTGGCCGACGTTTCTCGTGTCGCGCATCGTGGCCGGTTTCGGCACGGGCGCGGAAAGCGCCATCATCGCGCCCTATCTCGCCGAATTCGTGTCGCGCCGTTATCGCGGCACGTTCGTCGGCTCGCTCGCCGGATTCTTTTCCTTCGGCTTCGTGGCGGCCGCCTTGCTGGGCTACCTGGTCGTGCCCGCGACACCGCAAGGCTGGCGCATCGTCCTGGTGCTCACCGCGCTGCCGGTCCTGATGCTGCTGTGGTGGCGCCGCGCCCTGCCCGAGTCGCCACGCTGGCTGGAAAGCCGGGGCCGGCACGCCGAGGCGGCGGCCACGGTGCAACGTATCGAACAGCAACTGCTCGCGGCCGGTGCCGTACTGGAAACACCCGCTCCGGAAACCGGGCATGCGACGCATGCGGCCGATGCCCCGGCAGCGATGTCGCTGGCGGCCAATTTCAAGGCCTTGTGGGCCGGCAGACAGGCCAGGGTCACCGCGATGACCTGGACGATGTGGCTGGCGATCACCTTCAGCTATTACTCGTTCTTCACCTGGATTCCCGGTCTGCTGATCCAGCACGGCATGAGCATCACCAAGAGTTTCGGCTATTCGCTGGTGATCTACGTCGCGCAGATCCCGGGGTATTTCTCCGCGGCCTGGCTGAATGAAAAACTCGGACGTCAGGCGACGATCGCCACGTACATGGTGCTCGGCGGCGTGGCCGCGCTGGCGATGACGATGATGCGCTCCAACGAGGCCATCATGGCCGCGGGCATCTGCCTGTCGTTCTTCATGAATGGCACCTATGCCGGCGTCTATGCCTACACGGCGGAGGTGTTCCCGACGGCGATCCGCACGACCGGCGTCGGCACGGCCTCGGCGGTGGGACGCATCGGTGCGATCGTGTCGCCCATTCTGGTGGGCTATATCTTTCCCGCATTCGGCTTTGGCGGCGTCTTCGGCATCACCACTGCCGTCCTGGTCGCCGGCGCGCTCGTGGTGCTGGTGATGGGCATCAACACCAGGGGGCGGTCGCTGGAAAACATCGCGGTTCAAGACCTCGACGCTTGA
- a CDS encoding metal-dependent hydrolase family protein: MRRIIFQNATLFDSADGTLKPNASLVIEAGRIAAVTFGASDAGKVEGAGGETEIFDLAGRVVLPGLIDAHVHTTATTPDFFKLSLMPQSLVTAQSKGILEGILSRGYTTVRDAGGADSGLVQAVNDGHFAGPRMFIAGRALTQTGGHGDTRPAFGSGMSCVCCGSVGILGHIADGVSEVRRAARDEIRKGATQIKVMAGGGISSPNDPIDGTQYSIEELTAIVEEATAAKTYVMAHAYSPEAIKRAVRCGVRSIEHGNLIDADAARVMAEHGAFLVPTLATYAAIERHGKELGWSPAMLEKTDRVKNQGIVALRIAQDAGVKIGLGSDLLGDMHAAQYEELTLRQAVMKPADILRSATSVNAELMNQTGQIGVIAPGAHADLIVVDGNPLEDLAIFQKRDTLLAVMKGGRFHSNRLPSPAPAAAR, from the coding sequence ATGCGACGCATCATTTTTCAGAACGCCACGCTGTTCGACAGCGCCGACGGCACGCTCAAGCCCAACGCCAGCCTGGTGATCGAAGCGGGCCGCATCGCGGCCGTCACCTTCGGCGCGAGCGACGCGGGCAAGGTAGAGGGTGCAGGCGGCGAGACCGAAATCTTCGACCTGGCGGGCCGCGTGGTGTTGCCGGGGTTGATCGACGCGCACGTCCACACCACGGCGACCACGCCCGATTTCTTCAAATTGTCGCTGATGCCGCAGTCGCTGGTGACCGCGCAGTCTAAAGGGATCCTCGAAGGCATTCTCTCCCGCGGCTATACGACCGTGCGCGATGCCGGCGGCGCGGACTCGGGACTGGTGCAGGCGGTCAACGACGGTCACTTCGCCGGGCCGCGGATGTTCATCGCGGGACGCGCGTTGACCCAGACGGGCGGCCATGGCGACACGCGTCCGGCGTTCGGTAGCGGCATGAGCTGCGTCTGCTGCGGTTCCGTCGGCATTCTCGGACACATCGCCGATGGCGTGTCCGAGGTCCGGCGCGCGGCGCGCGACGAGATCCGCAAGGGGGCGACGCAGATCAAGGTCATGGCGGGCGGCGGCATTTCCTCGCCCAACGATCCGATCGACGGCACCCAGTATTCGATCGAGGAACTGACCGCGATCGTCGAGGAAGCCACCGCCGCGAAGACCTACGTGATGGCGCATGCCTACTCGCCGGAGGCCATCAAGCGGGCGGTGCGCTGCGGCGTGCGCTCGATCGAGCACGGCAACCTGATCGACGCCGACGCCGCCCGCGTGATGGCCGAACATGGCGCCTTCCTGGTGCCGACGCTGGCGACCTACGCGGCGATCGAGCGTCATGGCAAGGAGCTGGGATGGTCGCCGGCCATGCTCGAGAAAACGGACCGCGTGAAGAACCAGGGCATCGTCGCGCTGCGGATCGCCCAGGACGCGGGGGTCAAGATCGGCCTGGGTTCCGATCTGCTCGGCGACATGCACGCGGCGCAGTACGAGGAACTGACGCTGCGCCAGGCGGTCATGAAGCCCGCGGATATCCTGCGCAGTGCGACCTCGGTGAATGCCGAGCTGATGAACCAGACCGGCCAGATCGGCGTCATCGCCCCCGGCGCCCATGCCGATCTGATCGTCGTCGACGGCAATCCGCTGGAAGACCTCGCGATCTTCCAGAAACGCGACACGCTGCTCGCCGTCATGAAGGGCGGACGTTTTCATTCGAACCGCCTGCCGTCACCGGCACCCGCCGCCGCGCGCTGA